The following proteins come from a genomic window of Fretibacterium sp. OH1220_COT-178:
- a CDS encoding Veg family protein — MPRTLTSIKAEIFSYKGQLVRCRTSKGRNRTEETEGILLDVYPKLFTLYDESRASTVSFSYAEILTREVELEIVSRV, encoded by the coding sequence GTGCCGAGAACGCTCACGTCCATCAAAGCTGAAATCTTTTCCTATAAGGGACAGCTGGTCCGCTGTCGCACGTCCAAGGGGAGGAACCGGACCGAGGAGACGGAGGGAATTCTCTTGGATGTCTACCCCAAGCTCTTCACCTTGTACGATGAATCGAGGGCGAGCACCGTCTCCTTCAGCTACGCGGAGATACTGACCCGAGAGGTCGAACTTGAAATTGTGAGTCGCGTTTAG